The DNA segment AATGAATTATGGTAAGTGGCTTTTATGACATGTGTTTGGATCGGATCTACCAGCAACTGACTACTTTATTGTCTCATTTTTCCCGCCAAATATAAGGATCTAAGACAATCTTAGGGTAAACTACTACTTATAGAATTTGTCTCAATAATGTGTACTTCCTAATCCTAAGGTTAGGTTTCCGCTTGTCCTCCAGGAATGTTTGCTCGATGGTCGGTCGTATTACAAAAGCTTTTTAGATACTCCTTTGACTCAAATGCGTCTTGAGAGTATAAGACTAGCGATGttgtaaacatttttgttgtgcTAAGTAACATGTTAACCCTTCAGACGGCCGACAGTATATGATTGAGTACGCTTATTATTATCGCACTCGAGTAAGGCACTTTCGGCGATTGCTTCGATAAGAGTGCTGTTCATTGTAGGGTTTTGAAGCTAAGtgcacaaataaaatgtaactcGTGTTAAGCTTTCCCGACTTTTTAACGAGCAGCAGTGTATAGCACTCTCACACGGAACCCCCAGTCAACGTCCCTCTTGGAAGTCGATTACTAATAGTTCTCAGGGATGCGGCGGGGAAACAAACCCACAACCACTGTATTATCAGTCAATGGTGTTACCACTAGAGCATGGATCCGCAACTGAAACAGCCGTCGACTAACAATATtctttgatattattatatatatggtaATGCTAAGCTATGTTGACAGTTTGCGCCCTTTTTCCTATCGATTTACACACCCGgatgtgttattttcatatttgtacCTAGTGTATGCTTTCGAAGGATCTAccatgtttttgtattatttgctTTGATCAACATAACTTTTATGAACGAGGCTGTTTCTATTCTTCCATTTAACGTAAAACTATTACAGAACATCAGAACACGCCTGAAATAAAATGTGTCGTACAAAGGTCATAAGAAACTTTTCTGTCTTTTGCATAAAATGTTGTTCTTTGAATTGTTCAATCATGCttgttatttctttaatatgCGATATAGATTTGGATCATAATACTTGAATTGATAACGAAAATTTAAATCATGTCATTGGTTTAATGAGAAAATGATTTTCGATCGTAATAATATTCAATCATGGTAATACgatatcttaaaaaacattagaaatatgtcttttatatacatatttatattcgtgatatttgtttcattatatctTTATACCAAAGTATAAACTATTTCCATTCAAATggcacaaacaaaataattgtgtttctgTCTGTAAGATACAAAAATCTCGTTCAAGTCTAATAATATATTCGCACGTGGCGTGGGAGGAAAACCCCATCCCTCCATTCGTATATGCGTCCAAATCTGACATCATAGAATCAAGACTGCAATTGAcacagaaaaaacattttttgtccGTACAGATGTCGTGGGAAGGATACCGTTGACACTTGGACATTTGATAAAGACAGTATGTCACAGTCACAAATAATTGTTATGACTGTTTTCTGTATTGCATGTTATTAGGGAACATTTGCCCGTATGGTGATATCTGATGGGAGAAGAATTACAGTTCAGGGTCTTATGAAGTTTCAAACAAGAAGGAAAATCAAGAAATTACAATATATCGTGTCCATGTTGTCGGACAttaagcgtttttttttctttctaatcCATGACATTATTCTGACTTATAATGTTGTTCTCATATAAAAATCATTAATGTACATATAATCAGTAAAGGCTTTTATATTtcgacaatatatatatatatattaggagTGCCATTTATTCCTATTTTTGCTGATAAAGGAAGTTATCAAACCGAACTCTTCAAACAAGCAGCACGTGTATTTATGTTTCTCTTTAACAACTTAGAAGACGCTGAAAATGAGTTTGGTTGAAACCCCGAGTGAAATCATTGCTGTGTACATAGTAAGTACGATATTGGCACTGAATGATAATGATATTACGATAtcttgaaaacgtaaaataaaatgtatacatttcGTACTCAATTGAATATAAGATGtatctttatttctttataattatacaatagcATTATTCAATGCGTGCGTCTTAAATGCAAATGTAAAGATCTGTTTCTCTGTCTGcagaaaaacacaaatattgtttataacCATTCATAGCGTCACGCTTACAACGGGAGAGTTATAACTCGGCATTCCCATTGTTTGGAGTGAACTATTTATGAGACAAAATTTGACATCATTATAGAAATCTTAAGATTTACAGATTCCTTGTGAGACACTTTCTGACACTTAATGATGAAGATGATATGTAGATGACATGTGCTATGTCTGATGAATTCCAGATCACATCATAAATCTTTTTGACAATCAAACAAGAAAAAGAGCATGGAATGAAAAAGGCCGATCATGAAATTATAAAAGATTTTGTATGGacattgaaaacagttttagcAACAAAAACTATCTGGCGAATATATTTTCCCGTCTTACAAACAGAACCACTGAAACTTTGCTTGAAATATGATTTGAGTAACGTAgggaaatgtatttttttttatattttataaaccaaaATCAATGAGCAATTATTCAGCATGAAGATGCTTGCATCAGTTTACACTACTTTTACTTTAATAGCACTGTCCGAtggtcaaaataaatatatgcgaTTATGTTCTGCCTGGCGATCACCTGCAAACAAGCTACATTAcgtacattatttaaaatataaagagtCATAACTCTGTAAAAATACTATCACTCGGAACATGCCTGTGTAAATGCATTATGTTTGATACTTATAATTTAAAGTTGCATCAAAAATCCTTTCAGCTGTTTTACAGATATTGCGTGAAAAAAAGGTGTGACATCGGTATAGATAGACAGAGAGACATCTACCACAAAATCAACATGTCTAGGAGACATAATAATACAGAATGCAGTGGCTTTGGGATCAAAActtgttattgaaaataatttgaactGTGCTtatgtttctttctttttttcatgaaaataaaaatccgTAAAATGTCGTGTAAACGTTATGCTCATTTTCTTTGTTAGAAACCAAAGTGCATTTGAACATTAACTCATTCAAAGGTGTTATGAATTAAAACGAATATTAATGCACGACGTCTTTCTTACGACCAGTAGAAGATCGCGTCTAGTTcagtttattaaaatgttttagtttctatttctatttctatacgatgacttgaaaaataatgttttacacaCCGTCAACGACCTAATAtcattacattttttcaaaagctgAGAATGTACCCGTTTCTGAGATTTAAGCCAAACTTCTTTGAGAAAACAACactttattataatattgatgGAGGGAGACATTTTGATCGACAATTACCATAATGTGTCGTGTGCATTATCAGCAAGTGCGGCAGGAATGTATTAGGACACAGGGAGggtaacaattatttttaaatgcattattcaaatTCCTTTTTTTCTCTTAGAATGCCCTGAGCACAGGGAGCTTCGAAAATTACACCTAAATAGCATTGTGTGTTGCGAACAAAATACTCCCTTGGTCGCCTTATTTATTCAAGGTTGTTATTTAGAAAGTTGTAATGGAAATAGGCAATGAAACAAGCTTTAGAAGAAATGAACAGCAGAAATGACGAAAATGACAAAAGTATTATTGATAACTCTAAAGATAAAAATGACTTGGTAATTTAgcatttcctttttttaaatacttgtgTACTTAAACCTCCGtgttacaatgtattttgtatgGTTATGCTGTTGTGGTGGCATTAATGTTAATAACCTGTATgatatgttattatgttaaattataaTCCTGCATTATTTAGTTCCATACACCTCATACATCAAACACATTTCTAACTCAAACATTGCACACACAAACCTTTAAGTTATATTTTCGAACAATGTTACCTGATAGAAAAAGTTCCTGATgacatttttataaactttgATTTTGCAATCTGAAGTAATGATTAGAACGATGTTGAAAGTATGCATGAAtgtttataatcataataatgcCATTGACAAATGATTGTGCTCTACATACCGATACTTTACCAAAATATGGACCAATAGACAAAGTGATCGTTATCAGTATGAGGACTTTGGTCTAAGTGAATTAAAAACTGATTTTGAAGTTAATATAAGAAGCAATATTAACCCTTTTCAATACGTTTTATCAAAGTTACGTGTGATTCACAAAGTTTTGTTGACACGAAGTAATcaagttttataattaaagtcCGGATTTGCAATTGAATGTATTTCCCTCAGctgttctttaaatataaaatttaaatgttatatactggtacaaaatgtttactgtgaTGCTTTATAAATTATAGAAAGTTTGAATTGACAAGCAAAACACATATATGTTAACGTCAAGCTTTAAAGTACAACACATATTTATAGATACATAGTCAAAAGttcttttatgaataataattttataaataatctaAAGaacttttatacatttaattacaaaataaaattgtaataaactttatcaaatgtatgGCCGATTACATTATTCAGCTCGTAACATCGTACATTAATACAGTTATAACAGTATTAAGGTAAATAATGGTGTCTGAATAGCAACCCATGTCCACAATTTATTAATTGGGGATATCCCTTCTTAAAAGTTGAGGATGTCGCTTATCGTAGCGTAAGCAAAtactcattttttaaacttctaTTAAAATATTCCATGTTGGTAAACAAACAATGGTAGCTATTCGCCTAATTCGACAaagtttaaatgaacaaaaatatacaaatcaaACACTAGCTTGCAAAAATTTGGTTAGTActcaacaatataaaaaaaaaattcaaaagaactttaagtgcatttaaaaaaatcacaatctTCAGTTTTCAAAGGTCACATGACGATAAAGGAGTCAATCAATATCGAATCAACGAACAAGAAACTTATAAACAGAAAAGGAAAAAAGGTcctatataaattataatcaaaattaGCATACTATGCTATGATCGAATATAATTTTCCTTGCGGAAAAGTCACACTTTGAATAGAAAACTACTTCGAAGCTACACTCCACCAATCTCGAAGacttatattgtatgtttattgacaagtgtgaggttggtTATACGTTAATATAGAAATTAAAGCGAGAGGGAGATATAAAAccacattaattttaaaagcttGTCCTTTTTATACGTTTATAAGCAGGTGCACCAAAACTATACCAAATCTTTCATTTGTATAACTGTTTTGGACTTTCGAAATATATCagaacaatataatgtttttgagTTGCTTAATGCAAAATGGCTTCAAAAGAAAGCGTCCGTTTAGTGATAACTTCAATTGAAAATAGAGACGGTCGCTTAAAACGAATAATtgcaatttatgtgaaaatgggTAATTTCTCTATTAATAACCCATCACACTGCAATCCTAGATTGAGCAAGGTACACGTGTAACGTACTGgcttgaaaatcttcaaaaagtATTCTATAATTTCAcatctattttatttctttatccTCTTCACATCGACCATTTTTCTTGACAAAATTAAGGCAATAGAGTAAAAGAAGTATTTGACTGATAAAAGTAATTACAATAGCTCAGGCATGtgtatataagaaaaaaaaacaatcggTAAACTACTGCATACAAATATAAAGGTGATTATTAtacaattcaatgtttattatatgtgaATATGCTATCATATGGACTAAATATTATTACTGTCCGAGGTGGCAAGTTATATGAAAATAACCGTTTTATAACATGATGCCATCAATATTTGGCATCCGTTTTGGAAAGGAAACATAAGTACTTTATATATTgccatttaatcattttttactCTTTATGCACTTTAAACAGTGTGTGTTTCTTAACCCATGGAAGTTTTTACACCATTCACTTCCATCCAAACTAAACACTTTTCCACCGAATTGACAGTGGACATATCTTGTGTATCTTTCTCCGCCTCGCCGTGTTTAACTATCTCAATTGTCTCCATGGCTGTTTCAATCTTACCGCCAATAGCCATCTTCTTTACATTAGCACGGCTTTGACTCGTATCCGTAATGTCACCTTCGAGTCTTCCCATGCTACTCTTCTCAAATGTTTCTGTAAAACTTGTGCTCCTTCTTAGCTCCTTCTCGCCACTTTCCCGTTGCCTTCTTATAGATGAATGTTCCTGTTTTACGGTTGTGATTCTTACGTGTTTACCTTTAGAGTTATCAATTACAACTTTGTCATTTTCGTCATTTCTGCTGTTCATTTCTTCTAAAGCTTGTTGCATTGCCTGTTTGCCTTCTGGACTCAAACCCTCAGAAAATCTTGCCTGGGACCTTCGCATAAGTAGAGCTTGTATCTCGAACAAAGAATCGGCGGGAAGGTTATACCCACTGAGATTCTTTTCAAGCATTGACATACTTGAGTTTGGACGGTCTGACATCTTATGGTGTACTTACTgcatatgaaaaagaaataaatttaaagaggTACATACTATCGTTCTGGTTCGTATACACAAATAGAGGCAAAATTCAGGCGTTTGTTAAAACTATCAAATTATTAACAGGGatatacatacttttatttCTGATTCAAAGTTATTATCACGGACTGACTGCATTGTATTTCGACCATTTAGACCATGCTTTGCTTTCCTCATATAAAGTTCATAACAACTACAATTTTTCTATTATTCGACTTTAAAAACTCAATTCCTTACTGAATGAATGATTGGCATCGTTCGAATTGgaatcaaaaatgaaaataagtaaaGATTAAAAATAAGCCGCATAAGAATAGATTTTAGTCCAATTTAACTGTTCATATCAATAAACTTCAATTGTTGTGAAACTGattcagatatttgtttatacttcatcttgacatatttgaaattaaatttgagATTTTGTATGCTTGTTTCAGCTACAATAAACTAATTGATTTAttcctaaataacatttttagaaGTATGCCAACTTATCTGATGATAACTTTATGGATTCATAAATATTATGAGAAGTTGTGTCATTGATTGTTGATATATAGATAATTAGAGTTATTCCTTGGTAAAATTAAgacaatatataaaaactagttGAAAGATTATATGAGGTTTTTTTGTGGCCATTGATACATGTCTATGGTACAGAACAGTCTAGTCCAAAACGAAACAAACCAAACACTTACACAGGCAAATGCACAGGTAATATCTAAACACATTTCACTGTCACTTCAATGATTTGCTAGATGCAAATCtaacatatttttgagatttGCAGTTTAGAATGTTCAGTATGAACGGATTAACTGTAATAAATGTCGATCGAATAGAACAATTTCAGGATCGTATACGTATACCTCAGTAACTTCTTTGATCCCAGAATTGATACAGAAAAATGACACGATTTATGAAACAGTGATTGATGGtggaaaagtattttaattcgGTGGTTAAGCATGGTGTTGCTGTACATGGCATGTCTGCAACATCTTCAATCCTTTTTCACTGCAGGGTTAATCATACTTCTTACATTTTCCAActatatgaattattttgtacattatttacatgtactgtGAGTCGATCAAATTGTCTATAGAAATATGCATTATCCTTAAATATTTTACTACTTCTGCCtgcattatacatttatatttggaTTGTAAGGTGTCAATTATGTGCTTCAACGCATGCAATGAATAAGTAAACAAACTGCGTAATTATAGATAGCATAGATTGTCGTCGTCTTTACTATGGATATAACTTTTTGCGCTCATCGGTTCGAGTGTTCCCAAAATGTGACAATTCttgtgttatataaaaatattattaattagtTAGAATAATAAGTACTTCTGTTGATTTAAGGAAATGTTTAACATCGGCACTGAGTGGTACTTTAAAACACTGAAGTTCAATTGATAGTTGACATAAAAAGGCGATTACAAAGCACTCGCTCAGAAAGATTTTAAATCCCATGTCTTATCTATATACTAGATCAAATTTGGCATTATGAAAAAAAGTATTAcgaaatatttgacaaacataGAAAGCAAGAAATCTTACGATATCTTGATAGCCTGACCGCAGTAAGTCCTTTTTGACCCAAACCAATCTTAATTGCTACAACTATACCACTAAATATGTTCTTATAATCATCATGACATACCATACAACCGTCGTATTGCTTAGATCTTGTGTATTGTTTACATCAAAATGGACAATTTCCCTCAACTCTCGTATATCAGTTTTATTGCAACAAAGtgtcataaatataaatatcaataaaacaaaagttgctCTCAATGTTACATCTTTTGCTAGTTAACCAGTAGTTATTTACACTTTCACTTTCTGTAAATTTAAAGAATGCATAATAAAGAAAAGTTGGCCTGGTGGAATAATGATGAATAATGATGAATAATGCGTGTTTTTGCGTAACGTTTTCAAGAAGGATATGGTTTAGATGAAATCTATGAAAGGTTGTTTTAAACTGCTTATACGTTGACGTGTTACTCGTATAAGCAGAATAAAcagttgaaaataatatttgttcaatgaAACTAAATCAAACTTTTACACCGGGTTGTGTTCATTTCATAACGGTTGTGTCCATGTTTtgatatgataaataaaaacttGCCTTGCGTGGGCCAACACACACCTCTGTATCTTAAATCAATTCTTTATTTCGCTACTGGTGATTTTGACATCTTTAAAATGGTGCATTGTACACATACCTTGATTAAATACCTATCCAAGTGTAGATCAAACGTACATACACACATAATTCAGCAACCGTtctaaacatttaattattccGAATGATCAATTTCCGCAAACAAAttaactttaatgttaaatagAACCTTGAATTGTTAATTAGTTTTGACCGAgctcaaaatattttcatgacagAAATAGAAGTTAAACATACAAGCCAAATATCTACCTGAAGAGCCGAATTTGTATCCAAACAATATGAATTAAGATGGATATAAATatagtttattataatttctttGCTAACACGACACAATTTAAAAACGTATGTTATTAAACACGTTTTAATATTCTTTACTTAAACGTACTAAACTGTTacagttttattgaaataatttcacgATCTTATCcaatgaattttattgaaaatatctgCTTTAAAAGTGGAATCGTAATAACCATTATTTCGTCATATAATCATACGATCTTGTTTGAATACTGTACCTCTGTACTTAAATCCAACACTTTTAATATATAGACTAATTGTGTATTATcagaaattatttaattatttagaaaaattattataccaaaaaaacacaatacCAGTATTATAATCCGACCGTTGACGATAAAGCACACATgaagtttatataaaattgagggtacaaacatttgaaagaaaCTGAAATAGAAAGCTAATAAACTATGAATTTAAACGAGCGTGCAGTTGAATTTATTGACTGCTGTCGCTTCCATTCAATCAATAAGTGAATAGATATCATTTTGACTGAATTCAAAAGATATGaatctttaaattgttttatattgtttccaTATTGTAAATCACAtttcatttgcaaacaataCACCCGATAACGACTACTTTAGTTATTCCTTGAGAAAGAATGATGCATGATTTAGTATGGGGATGAGTGTCAAAAACTTATAAATCTACTTGATAAtgaatttgatataaattgcaGCTTTAGCGCAGTGAATAACAGATTCTGTCGAGTTTACAATGGTGTACTTGAAAGCTTTAACCGGATAAATGGATCATATCTGGTTAAAACTGTCaatgtgtaaattaaaataatttgacaaaccTGAAAATTGAGCATAAACTTTAACGAATCATTTTGTTGAGgacaaattaaaattataattgttgTTCAATGATTAGTTaacaggaaaataaaaaaaaaatatgatttacattGAATTTTGAAGTGTTATTAATCATTTGCACTTCCTTAACGTAGAACTGAGATCGATGCTAACCGTATGCAAACACcttatgtaaataaaacgtGCTTTTTACAGCTGACTTATCAGCTCCTTCGTTATATTGAAAAAGTGTATATTAACCCCTacttaatatttcaacaaaataaaaaaaaaataatatccacTTTGGAAGTTGGAAAATGTTTATGACAATATAGCAAAGAGAAACAAACAGAAACCACTATAAAATTAGGTTTAATGACAGTATTTCAACTATTAATTAGTATAACAAAGatgttcttgtttataaaaacaaatgacataCGATACTTTATCCCGAAAAGCTTACGAATTTTCGAGCAATTGGGGCTACTCGGTTTAGCGGTAACGGAGactaatattaaatatagtgttttcGCTGAAATATTCTTACGGAAGTATGAATGATATACAATTGAGTGTCAATTTAAAATGTGAAGAATGCACGCTGTTATCGAATTGACCTACAATGGGAATTGGCTTACACTTCTTTATTGACATAGGTAAAAAGCACATACGTAGCTATTTTAATTGTGTACTGTGAATGAACGGCACAAGATAGCTGACTCCATTTTCTTTAACGTGCAAAACATATAATTGAATGATATCGATCATTGATGCACCTGACTTTGACTTACCAGTTTAATGGAAGTTATTGTTAAATCTTTTTTGAGTAAATGTTATCTAAACTTGTGCAGACACAgagattattattttgaattaagagattaaaaatatttgaaaaagtggTATACTCCATATAATTACTATCGTTTATCCATGCGTTTAAGGGCAATAGGTAGAATGTAGTTGATATTTTTGTGACATCATTTAGACATAGCAGAAGTAACTGATTACAGAAGGTTTAAGAATATGAACACATGAAAGTCTGAATGATCCTTggacaaacataatttttttttgttctctACTGCTTTCGAGAACCATGCTTTGAAGACTTCCAAGTACTTAGCTAGGTGTTCATGTTTGTATTCGTATCCTTCAAATTAAATTGTCGTGTAGCTGTAAAGTTTGAAGTCGGATTACATTCGTTTTTAAggtatgattaatattta comes from the Mya arenaria isolate MELC-2E11 chromosome 13, ASM2691426v1 genome and includes:
- the LOC128213051 gene encoding uncharacterized protein LOC128213051 gives rise to the protein MSDRPNSSMSMLEKNLSGYNLPADSLFEIQALLMRRSQARFSEGLSPEGKQAMQQALEEMNSRNDENDKVVIDNSKGKHVRITTVKQEHSSIRRQRESGEKELRRSTSFTETFEKSSMGRLEGDITDTSQSRANVKKMAIGGKIETAMETIEIVKHGEAEKDTQDMSTVNSVEKCLVWMEVNGVKTSMG